Proteins encoded together in one Prunus dulcis chromosome 3, ALMONDv2, whole genome shotgun sequence window:
- the LOC117622258 gene encoding pentatricopeptide repeat-containing protein At2g41080, with product MYGDKSCNSVFNTIRIPTSRFLSTNTSRVVSKLGDSAAEQLSSLCSKGHIKEAFESFKSEIWSNPSLFSHLLQACIPRKSLSLGKQLHSLIITSGCSVDKFVSNHLLNFYSKVGDLGVALTLFGHLPRRNIMSCNILINGYVQKGDLESAQKVFNEMPERNVATWNAMVTGLTQFQFNEEGLGLFSEMHELGFLPDEFTLGSVLRGCAGLRALHAGRQVHTYVMKCRFEFNLVVGSSLAHMYMKSGSLEEGERVIKSLPIRNMVAWNTLIAGKAQNGHSEAVLDQYNIMKIAGFRPDKVTFVSVISSCSELATLGQGQQIHAEAIKAGASTVDAVISSLISMYSRCGCLEDSLKAFKESVGGDVVLRSSMISAYGFHGRVEEAIQLFEEMEKEELEANDVTFLSLLYACSHCGLKEKGIEFFNSMVEKYGLKPRLEHYTCVVDLLGRSGRLEEAESMIRSMPVKADAIIWKTLLSACKIHKNANIAKRISEEVIRQDPQDSASYVLLSNIHASARRWQDVSEVRKAMRDRKVKKEPGISWLEIKNQVHQFCIGDKSHPQSKELDMYLQELTSELKLHGYVPDTGSVLHDMDNEEKEYNLAHHSEKLAIAFALMNTPEGVPVRVMKNLRVCIDCHVAIKYISLIKNREIIVRDASRFHHFKNGKCSCGDYW from the coding sequence ATGTATGGGGACAAGTCTTGCAATTCCGTATTCAACACTATACGCATTCCCACTTCACGCTTTCTGTCCACAAACACCTCCAGAGTTGTATCTAAGCTTGGAGACTCCGCCGCAGAACAGTTGAGCAGCCTCTGCTCTAAAGGACATATCAAAGAAGCCTTTGAGAGCTTTAAATCCGAGATATGGTCAAACCCATCTCTCTTCTCACACCTCCTCCAAGCATGCATACCCAGAAAGTCACTTTCATTAGGAAAGCAGCTCCATTCTTTGATTATTACATCTGGGTGTTCCGTGGACAAGTTCGTATCCAATCACCTCCTCAACTTTTACTCCAAAGTTGGAGACTTGGGAGTAGCGTTAACTCTGTTTGGTCATCTGCCAAGGAGAAATATTATGTCTTGCAACATTTTGATCAATGGGTATGTGCAAAAGGGTGATTTGGAAAGTGCCCAAAAGGTGTTCAACGAAATGCCTGAGAGAAATGTGGCTACGTGGAATGCCATGGTCACGGGTTTGACCCAGTTTCAATTTAATGAGGaggggttgggtttgttttcgGAAATGCACGAGTTGGGGTTTTTGCCTGATGAGTTCACTTTGGGTAGTGTTCTTAGGGGATGTGCAGGTTTGAGAGCATTACATGCTGGGCGACAGGTTCACACTTATGTGATGAAATGCAGGTTTGAGTTCAATTTGGTTGTTGGGAGCTCTTTGGCTCATATGTATATGAAGTCTGGTAGCTTGGAAGAAGGGGAAAGAGTAATTAAATCACTGCCAATTCGAAATATGGTTGCTTGGAATACTCTTATTGCTGGAAAAGCTCAAAATGGGCATTCTGAGGCAGTGTTGGATCAGTATAATATAATGAAAATCGCAGGTTTTCGACCTGATAAGGTCACATTTGTGAGTGTTATTAGTTCATGTTCGGAATTGGCAACACTCGGACAGGGTCAGCAGATTCATGCTGAAGCAATTAAAGCTGGGGCTAGCACAGTTGATGCGGTCATTAGTTCCTTAATTAGCATGTATTCAAGATGTGGGTGTCTTGAAGATTCTCTAAAAGCTTTCAAGGAAAGTGTAGGTGGAGATGTTGTACTACGGAGTTCTATGATTTCTGCTTATGGGTTTCATGGACGAGTAGAGGAAGCCATTCAGCTGTTTGAGGAGATGGAGAAGGAAGAATTAGAGGCAAACGATGTTACTTTCTTAAGTTTGCTTTATGCCTGCAGTCATTGTGGATTGAAGGAGAAAGGGATTGAGTTCTTCAACTCAATGGTAGAAAAGTATGGGTTGAAGCCTAGACTAGAACACTATACATGTGTGGTTGACCTGCTTGGCCGGTCTGGCCGTTTGGAGGAAGCTGAGTCAATGATAAGATCAATGCCTGTTAAAGCAGATGCTATCATATGGAAAACTTTGTTATCTGCATGTAAAATCCACAAGAACGCAAATATAGCAAAAAGGATTTCTGAAGAAGTTATTAGGCAAGATCCACAGGACTCGGCTTCTTACGTGCTACTTTCAAACATTCATGCTTCAGCTAGAAGGTGGCAGGATGTTTCTGAGGTGAGAAAAGCCATGAGAGATAGAAAGGTCAAGAAGGAGCCAGGCATAAGCTGGCtggaaattaaaaatcaagTTCACCAGTTCTGTATTGGTGATAAATCACATCCACAATCTAAGGAGCTTGATATGTATCTTCAAGAACTAACATCCGAGTTGAAGTTGCATGGTTATGTGCCTGATACTGGCTCTGTTTTGCATGACATGGATAACGAGGAGAAAGAATACAACTTGGCTCACCATAGTGAGAAGTTGGCAATTGCTTTTGCGTTAATGAACACACCTGAGGGTGTACCGGTAAGGGTGATGAAGAATTTGCGTGTTTGCATTGATTGTCATGTTGCTATTAAGTACATATCTCTAATAAAAAACCGAGAAATTATTGTACGTGATGCTAGTAGATTTCATCACTTTAAAAATGGGAAGTGTTCTTGTGGAGATTACTGGTAA
- the LOC117622256 gene encoding ATP-dependent zinc metalloprotease FTSH 8, chloroplastic: MAASSACLVGNGLSTHSTKQTLSKDFSGRHLLHPSALPSLGKVTKTSITRASLDQKQHEGRRGFLKLLLGNVGVGAPALLGAGNAMAADDQGVSSSRMSYSRFLEYLDKGRVTKVDVFENGTIAIVEAVSPELGNRLQRVRVQLPGLSQELLQKFREKNIDFAAHNAQEDSGSLLFNLIGNLAFPLILIGGLFLLSRRSSGGMGGPGGPGFPLQFGQSKAKFQMEPNTGVTFDDVAGVDEAKQDFVEVVEFLKKPERFTAVGARIPKGVLLVGPPGTGKTLLAKAIAGEAGVPFFSISGSEFVEMFVGVGASRVRDLFKKAKENAPCIVFVDEIDAVGRQRGTGIGGGNDEREQTLNQLLTEMDGFEGNTGIIVVAATNRADILDSALLRPGRFDRQVSVDVPDIRGRTEILKVHASNKKFDGNVSLDVVAMRTPGFSGADLANLLNEAAILAGRRGKTAISPKEIDDSIDRIVAGMEGTVMTDGKSKSLVAYHEVGHAICGTLTPGHDAVQKVTLVPRGQARGLTWFIPADDPTLISKQQLFARIVGGLGGRAAEEVIFGEPEVTTGAAGDLQQITGLAKQMVTTFGMSDIGPWSLMDASQSGDVIMRMMARNSMSEKLAEDIDSAIKRLSDEAYEIALTHIRNNREAIDKIVEVLLEKETMTGDEFRALLAEFVEIPVENRVPASVPSPVAV, from the exons ATGGCAGCATCGTCAGCATGCCTTGTGGGGAATGGGTTATCTACCCATAGTACTAAACAAACTTTGAGCAAGGACTTTTCTGGGAGACATCTCTTGCACCCTTCAGCTCTGCCATCATTGGGTAAGGTGACCAAAACATCTATCACAAGGGCATCGCTGGACCAAAAGCAGCATGAGGGAAGAAGAGGCTTTCTGAAGTTGTTGCTTGGAAATGTGGGAGTAGGAGCTCCTGCTTTACTTGGGGCAGGGAATGCTATGGCAGCCGATGATCAAGGGGTCTCTTCTTCAAGGATGTCTTATTCTAGATTCTTGGAGTATCTGGACAAGGGCAGGGTGACAAAAGTTGATGTATTTGAGAATGGAACCATAGCTATTGTTGAGGCTGTTTCTCCTGAGTTAGGAAACCGATTGCAGCGAGTTCGCGTTCAACTTCCTGGACTAAGCCAAGAGCTCCTCCAGAAGTTCAGGGAAAAGAACATTGACTTTGCAGCACATAATGCCCAAGAAGATTCAGGCTCTCTTTTATTTAACCTGATTGGAAATCTGGCTTTCCCACTAATCTTAATTGGGGGTTTGTTCCTGCTCTCAAGGCGTTCATCTGGAGGCATGGGTGGTCCTGGTGGGCCTGGATTTCCTCTACAATTTGGTCAATCTAAAGCCAAGTTCCAAATGGAACCGAACACTGGAGTGACATTTGATGATGTTGCTGGGGTAGATGAAGCCAAGCAGGATTTTGTGGAGGTTGTGGAATTCTTGAAGAAGCCCGAGAGGTTCACTGCTGTTGGGGCTCGAATTCCTAAAGGGGTTCTTCTTGTTGGTCCTCCAGGAACCGGAAAGACTCTGTTAGCAAAGGCAATTGCTGGTGAAGCTGGTGTTCCATTTTTCTCCATCTCAGGTTCTGAGTTTGTTGAAATGTTTGTTGGTGTTGGTGCTTCCCGAGTTCGTGATCTTTTTAAGAAGGCCAAAGAGAATGCACCTTGcattgtatttgttgatgaaattgatgCTGTTGGACGGCAAAGAGGAACTGGAATTGGTGGGGGAAATGATGAAAGAGAACAAACCCTTAATCAGCTTTTGACAGAAATGGATGGTTTTGAGGGCAACACTGGTATCATTGTGGTTGCAGCGACTAACAGGGCAGACATTCTTGACTCTGCCTTATTGCGGCCTGGCCGATTTGATAGGCAGGTGTCTGTTgatgtccccgacatacggGGCAGAACAGAGATCTTAAAGGTTCATGCTAGCAATAAGAAGTTCGATGGAAATGTTTCCCTAGATGTTGTAGCCATGAGGACACCTGGTTTTAGTGGAGCAGATCTCGCAAACCTTCTAAATGAAGCAGCTATATTGGCTGGTCGGCGTGGGAAGACGGCAATTTCACCGAAAGAGATTGATGATTCAATTGATAGAATAGTGGCTGGAATGGAAGGAACAGTAATGACAGATGGAAAGAGTAAAAGTCTGGTGGCATATCACGAAGTTGGTCACGCCATCTGTGG GACATTGACTCCAGGGCATGATGCTGTCCAAAAAGTGACCCTGGTCCCTCGAGGTCAGGCACGGGGTCTTACCTGGTTTATTCCTGCGGATGATCCTACCTTGATCTCCAAGCAGCAACTATTTGCAAGAATTGTTGGTGGGCTTGGTGGTCGAGCTGCAGAGGAAGTGATCTTTGGTGAGCCTGAGGTGACAACAGGTGCAGCTGGTGATTTGCAGCAGATCACTGGTTTGGCCAAACAG ATGGTCACAACCTTTGGAATGTCTGACATTGGACCGTGGTCGTTGATGGACGCATCCCAGAGTGGTGACGTCATAATGAGAATGATGGCAAGGAACTCAATGTCAGAAAAACTTGCTGAAGACATTGATTCTGCTATCAAGAGATTATCCGATGAAGCATATGAGATAGCATTGACCCACATAAGAAACAACCGTGAAGCAATTGACAAGATCGTGGAGGTCCTCCTTGAGAAGGAAACAATGACTGGGGATGAATTCCGGGCACTTCTCGCTGAATTCGTTGAAATCCCAGTTGAAAACCGGGTCCCTGCTTCAGTTCCATCACCAGTCGCTGTTTAG
- the LOC117623088 gene encoding pentatricopeptide repeat-containing protein At5g18950-like, which translates to MARAPSSILIFLRQNPRARQNPNTQIRYHTTETKVCDFTKVVQHICKIIRTKPRWEQALPSEYPSFNFSDPQFFTELLKLQKNVLLSLRFFFWLSSHNGFSPDPISCKALFSALVEAKACNAAKSFLEHTSFSPEPASLESYIQCLCEGGCIQDAIDVFYRLKEAGVCPAIMTWNAALSGCLKVGRTDFVWKLYQEMIECGVVADVDVETVGYLIQAFCADNRVSEGYELLRQVLVNGLVPENAVFNKLISGFCKEKQYTRVSELLHTMIAKNRVPDNYTYQEVINWLCKKGKGLEGLRVFNDLKDRGYAPDIAMYTTMIHGLCTIGWLGEARELWFEMIEKGYHSNEYTYNTMIHGFCKIGNFEKAKILYKEMCNKGHKETTVSYKSIELATAIQIKLCSVL; encoded by the coding sequence ATGGCCAGAGCTCCATCTTCAATCTTAATCTTCCTCCGCCAAAACCCTCGTGCCCGCCAAAACCCAAATACCCAAATCAGATACCATACAACAGAAACCAAAGTATGTGACTTTACAAAAGTTGTCCAACATATTTGTAAGATTATTAGAACAAAACCCAGATGGGAGCAGGCTCTGCCCTCTGAGTACCcttctttcaatttctctgATCCCCAGTTTTTCACCGAGCTTTTGAAGCTCCAAAAGAATGTGCTTTTATCGCTTCGATTTTTCTTCTGGTTGAGCTCTCATAATGGGTTTTCACCCGACCCCATTTCGTGTAAAGCGCTTTTCAGTGCCCTCGTGGAGGCTAAGGCCTGCAATGCTGCAAAATCTTTTCTTGAACATACCAGTTTTAGCCCTGAGCCTGCCTCATTAGAAAGTTATATTCAGTGTCTTTGTGAGGGTGGATGTATTCAGGACGCGATTGATGTGTTTTATAGGTTGAAAGAGGCTGGAGTGTGCCCTGCTATAATGACTTGGAATGCTGCTTTGTCAGGTTGCCTTAAGGTTGGGAGGACTGATTTTGTTTGGAAATTGTATCAAGAAATGATAGAATGTGGTGTTGTAGCAGATGTTGATGTTGAGACTGTTGGGTATCTCATTCAAGCTTTTTGTGCTGATAACAGGGTTTCAGAAGGTTATGAACTTCTTCGACAGGTTTTGGTAAACGGACTAGTCCCTGAAAATGCTGTTTTCAATAAATTGATATCTGGGTTTTGTAAGGAGAAGCAATATACTAGAGTATCTGAACTCCTCCATACCATGATTGCAAAGAACCGTGTCCCAGATAATTATACATATCAGGAGGTAATCAATTGGCTGTGTAAGAAAGGAAAGGGGCTTGAGGGTTTACGTGTTTTTAATGATCTTAAGGATAGAGGCTATGCTCCAGATATTGCCATGTATACTACCATGATTCATGGTCTTTGTACAATAGGTTGGCTTGGGGAAGCTAGGGAGCTGTGGTTTGAGATGATTGAGAAGGGATATCATTCAAATGAGTACACATACAATACAATGATTCATGGGTTTTGTAAGATTGGCAATTTTGAAAAGGCCAAGATCTTGTACAAGGAGATGTGTAATAAAGGTCATAAAGAAACCACAGTCAGTTACAAATCTATAGAATTGGCAACAGCAATCCAAATTAAACTGTGTTCTGTTTTATGA
- the LOC117621690 gene encoding NAD(P)H-quinone oxidoreductase subunit 1, chloroplastic: MIIDTPEVQDIDSFSRLEFLKEFYGIIWVLIPILTLVLGITIGVLVIVWLEREISAGIQQRIGPEYAGPLGILQALADGAKLVFKENLLPSRGDTRLFSIGPSIAVISILVSYSVAPFGYHLVLADLNIGVFLWIAISSIAPIGLLMSGYGSNNKYSFLGGLRAAAQSISYEIPLTLCVLSISLLSNSSSTIDIVEAQSKYGFWGWNLWRQPIGFIIFIISSLAECERLPFDLPEAEEELVAGYQTEYSGIKFGLFYVASYLNLLVSSLFVTVLYLGGWNISIPDIYVSELFEINKTCGVFGATIGIFITLAKTYLFLFIPITTRWTLPRLRMDQLLNLGWKFLLPISLGNLLLTTSSQLFSL; encoded by the exons ATGATAATTGATACACCAGAAGTACAAGATATTGATTCTTTTTCTAGATTagagtttttaaaagagttttatGGAATTATATGGGTGCTTATTCCTATTTTGACTCTTGTATTGGGAATCACAATAGGCGTACTGGTAATTGTATGGTTAGAAAGAGAAATATCCGCAGGGATACAACAACGTATTGGACCTGAATACGCCGGCCCTTTGGGAATTCTTCAAGCTCTAGCAGATGGGGCAAAACTGGTTTTCAAAGAAAATCTTCTTCCATCTAGGGGGGATACCCGTTTATTCAGTATCGGGCCATCCATAGCAGTCATATCAATTTTAGTAAGCTATTCAGTAGCTCCTTTTGGCTATCACCTTGTTTTAGCGGATCTCAATATCGGTGTTTTTTTATGGATTGCCATTTCTAGTATTGCTCCGATTGGACTTCTTATGTCAGGGTACGggtcaaataataaatattccTTTTTAGGTGGTCTACGAGCTGCTGCTCAATCGATTAGTTATGAAATACCATTAACTTTATGTGTGTTATCAATATCTCTAC TATCTAACAGTTCAAGTACAATTGATATAGTTGAGGCGCAATCAAAATACGGTTTTTGGGGATGGAATTTGTGGCGTCAGCCTATAGGGTTTATCATTTTTATCATTTCTTCCCTAGCAGAATGTGAGAGATTACCTTTTGATTTACCcgaagcagaagaagaattaGTAGCAGGTTATCAAACCGAATACTCGGGTATAaaatttggtttattttatGTTGCTTCCTATCTAAACCTATTAGTTTCTTCATTATTTGTAACAGTTCTTTATTTGGGAGGTTGGAATATCTCTATTCCGGACATATATGTTTCTGAgctttttgaaataaataaaacatgtgGAGTTTTTGGAGCGACAATTGGTATCTTTATTACATTAGCTAAAACttatttgttcttgttcatTCCTATCACAACAAGATGGACTTTACCGAGGCTAAGAATGGACCAACTATTGAATCTTGGATGGAAATTTCTTTTACCTATTTCTCTCGGTAATCTATTATTAACAACCTCTTCCCAACTCTTTTCACTGTAA
- the LOC117623092 gene encoding uncharacterized protein LOC117623092 has translation MGANEFKSSSRVWALSSTLGPIHLWPVAIHRLHISTQMARASRPMPHPCHSSWLWQGRAWTLGLCFRIRERNNGTGCSHFLKRLHSDPDTLKYCGSMWVLEGYELLRQVLIDGLVPESAAFNKLISGFCKEKQYTRVSKLLHTLIAKNRVPDNYMYHEV, from the exons ATGGGTGCCAACGAGTTTAAGAGCTCGTCAAGGGTATGGGCATTGTCAAGTACATTGGGTCCTATTCATTTGTGGCCTGTGGCTATACACAGGCTACATATTTCTACCCAGATGGCAAGAGCGTCGAGACCAATGCCCCATCCGTGTCATTCTTCATGGCTCTGGCAAGGGAGGGCATGGACATTAGGGCTTTGTTTTCGTATCAGAGAGAGAAACAACGGCACAGGGTGTAGCCATTTTCTGAAGAGGCTCCACAGTGATCCCGATACGCTTAAATACTGTGGAAGCATGTG GGTTTTGGAGGGTTACGAACTTCTTCGACAGGTTTTGATAGATGGTTTGGTCCCTGAAAGTGCTGCATTCAATAAAttgatttctgggttttgtaAAGAGAAGCAGTATACTAGAGTATCCAAACTCCTCCACACCCTGATTGCAAAGAACCGTGTCCCAGATAATTATATGTATCATGAGGTATAA
- the LOC117623091 gene encoding pentatricopeptide repeat-containing protein At5g18950-like: MARAPSSILIFLRQNPRARQNPNTQIRYHTTETKECDFTEVAQHICKIIRTKPRWEQTLPSEYPSFNFSDPQFFTELLKLQKNVLLSLRFFFWLSSHNGLSPDPISCKALFSALVEAKACNAAKSFLEHTSFSPEPASLESYIQCLCEGGCIQDAIDVFYRLKEAGVCPAIMTWNAALSGCLKVGRTDFVWKLYQEMIECGVVADVDVETVGYLIQAFCADNRVSEGYELLRQVLVNGLVPENAVFNKLISGFCKEKQYTRVSELLHTMIAKNRAPDNYTYQEVINWLCKKGKGLEGLRVFNDLKDRGYAPDIAMYTTMIHGLCTMGWLGEARKLWFEMIEKGYHPNEYTYNTMIHGFCKIGNFEKAKILYKEMCNKGHKETTVSYNAMMTGLCLHERTDEAYGLFQEMHQKGIVRDLITYNTVIQGFCKEGKIVESMNLFRELLAQGLQPSTYSYTPLIQKLCQVGAVQEAKGLWNDMKNLGLEPIVGTHDYIIIGLCDQGDAAEGMEWFIEMLNSKLKPKQETLGRLVECLTQRDRLDDSLLVLEFMFRTGYALEKGICHSLVNKLCWEDNHFVETCLGEILEGK, from the coding sequence ATGGCCAGAGCTCCATCTTCAATCTTAATCTTCCTCCGCCAAAACCCTCGTGCCCGCCAAAACCCAAATACCCAAATCAGATACCATACAACAGAAACCAAAGAATGTGACTTTACAGAAGTTGCCCAACATATTTGTAAGATTATTAGAACAAAACCCAGATGGGAGCAGACTCTGCCCTCTGAGTACCcttctttcaatttctctgATCCCCAGTTTTTCACCGAGCTTTTGAAGCTCCAAAAGAATGTGCTTTTATCGCTTCGATTTTTCTTCTGGTTGAGCTCTCATAATGGGTTATCACCCGACCCCATTTCGTGTAAAGCGCTTTTCAGTGCCCTCGTGGAGGCTAAGGCCTGCAATGCTGCAAAATCTTTTCTTGAACATACCAGTTTTAGCCCTGAGCCTGCCTCATTAGAAAGTTATATTCAGTGTCTTTGTGAGGGTGGATGTATTCAGGACGCGATTGATGTGTTTTATAGGTTGAAAGAGGCTGGAGTGTGCCCTGCTATAATGACTTGGAATGCTGCTTTGTCAGGTTGCCTTAAGGTTGGGAGGACTGATTTTGTTTGGAAATTGTATCAAGAAATGATAGAATGTGGTGTTGTAGCAGATGTTGATGTTGAGACTGTTGGGTATCTCATTCAAGCTTTTTGTGCTGATAACAGGGTTTCAGAAGGTTATGAACTTCTTCGACAGGTTTTGGTAAACGGACTAGTCCCTGAAAATGCTGTTTTCAATAAATTGATATCTGGGTTTTGTAAGGAGAAGCAATATACTAGAGTATCTGAACTCCTCCATACCATGATTGCAAAGAATCGTGCCCCAGATAATTATACATATCAGGAGGTAATCAATTGGCTGTGTAAGAAAGGAAAGGGGCTTGAGGGTTTACGTGTTTTTAATGATCTTAAGGATAGAGGCTATGCGCCAGATATTGCCATGTACACTACCATGATTCATGGTCTTTGTACAATGGGTTGGCTTGGGGAAGCTAGGAAGCTGTGGTTTGAGATGATTGAGAAGGGATATCATCCAAATGAGTACACATACAATACAATGATTCATGGGTTTTGTAAGATTGGCAATTTTGAAAAGGCCAAGATCTTGTACAAGGAGATGTGTAATAAAGGTCATAAAGAAACCACAGTCAGTTACAACGCAATGATGACAGGGCTGTGTTTACATGAAAGAACCGACGAGGCATATGGATTGTTCCAAGAAATGCACCAGAAGGGTATTGTTCGTGATTTGATAACATACAACACTGTAATCCAAGGTTTCTGTAAGGAGGGCAAGATAGTAGAAAGTATGAACTTATTCCGAGAGCTCCTGGCTCAAGGTTTACAGCCATCAACTTACTCATACACCCCACTTATTCAAAAGCTTTGTCAGGTTGGAGCAGTACAAGAAGCAAAAGGTTTGTGGAATGATATGAAGAATTTAGGTTTGGAACCAATTGTCGGTACTCATGATTATATCATCATTGGGTTGTGTGATCAAGGAGATGCTGCAGAGGGAATGGAATGGTTCATAGAAATGTTAAATAGTAAACTTAAACCAAAGCAGGAAACATTGGGAAGACTGGTTGAATGTCTCACACAAAGAGATAGGTTGGATGATTCTTTACTTGTTTTAGAATTTATGTTTAGGACAGGTTATGCCCTGGAAAAAGGCATATGTCATTCCCTGGTCAATAAGCTTTGCTGGGAGGATAACCATTTTGTTGAAACATGCCTAGGGGAGATCTTAGAAGGAAAGTGA
- the LOC117622255 gene encoding RING finger protein 215-like, producing the protein MSRSTNNNTPAYSPPLLTYHDPYDYFFGINDDIGEWPFGQSISPLSDNFQATQATRTGASDSRRPFEGTQARAQAQPLGLAGSAAPPGSRIHILVLGDEMAGRGNPWRQITGNQWNAAAPSRLELDSRLSNTEQKRALQKLKKEIYKPFRRLSQKVNLYYRDTVVNANEMENDENSKRCAVCLEDFEPRQEVMLTPCRHMFHEECIVPWVKSNGHCPVCRFAICE; encoded by the exons ATGAGCAGAAGCACCAACAATAACACTCCAGCCTattctcctcctcttcttaCCTATCATGATCCGTATGACTACTTCTTCGGAATCAATGACGATATTGGTGAATGGCCTTTCGGACAATCTATTAGTCCCCTGTCTGATAATTTTCAAGCCACCCAA GCTACCAGAACAGGTGCATCGGATTCAAGGCGACCATTTGAGGGAACGCAAGCACGAGCACAAGCACAACCTCTTGGCTTAGCAGG ATCAGCAGCACCGCCAGGTTCCCGAATTCATATTCTGGTCCTTGGCGATGAAATGGCAGGACGGGGAAACCCCTGGAGACAGATCACCGGCAACCAATGGAACGCAGCCGCCCCGTCTAGGCTGGAACTGGACTCAAGATTGAGCAACACTGAGCAAAAGCGGGCATTGCAGAagctcaaaaaagaaatatacaaACCTTTTAGGAGACTATCACAGAAGGTCAACTTGTATTACAGAGACACGGTTGTGAATGCGAATGAAATGGAGAATGATGAAAATAGCAAGAGGTGCGCCGTTTGCTTGGAAGACTTTGAGCCCAGACAAGAGGTTATGCTCACACCTTGTAGACACATGTTTCATGAGGAATGCATTGTACCATGGGTGAAAAGCAATGGCCACTGCCCTGTCTGTAGGTTTGCAATATGTGAGTAA